The Vigna radiata var. radiata cultivar VC1973A unplaced genomic scaffold, Vradiata_ver6 scaffold_628, whole genome shotgun sequence region GCACTGCGTTTGTGCAACAGTCGCAAGGTAGAAGAGGAGACAAGTGAGGTATAGTAATAAACTTTGAAAGAGTTTTCTACAAGCTGAAACCATTTCagtatccaaaaataaaataaaaaatatctccaTCAAATATCCTTCTGATACAGTGAAATGTAACATTACGGCAGTGCATATGGTGGCCAGGGCAACTACACCTCTATAGCATGctactattaaaaaatatttatagttccaccatatatataaatacaatcaCATGAGATGGGTAAAACACAGGATAAAGAAAGACtacaaagaacaaaattaacttttttttgcAGCACATTATGAAAGTGAATTTCAGGGAAGATATGCTTTGCTGGGAAGAAATGTCATAGAGCTGTGGCAGAAATacaccaatatatatatatatatatccattcATCCGTCCAGGTGATTTTAAATTCTCTTataatacatttcaaaattataactGAGCGTGAATTTAAAGGGAGATTTATATCATTCATAATACTTTTATTGCAGTTGAACAGTATTATTTTTTCGTGAAGCATATAGtcataaaaaaagtattatctAAAAACTTATACCATATTCAATGAAGATttgatattattgttttcttttatgtgtGACCTGTATACACggaaatttaaaagtaaaggtttttaattaaaaacatttgtcgtctaaaaatatatgtatcttTCAATGCTTGATTTTTTAAGatctagaaaaaataataaaatatatttaatactcTTGACCATTTATTGTGGATACACATTTGCACTGACATAATTCAATGGGCCAGCAACAGCTAGTTATGCAGTATGgactttttctttccctttcaaTCTTCTATCATTACTAACTAAACCCCAtactttttctttccctttctataCTTCTAGTATTACTAACTAAACCCcatacttaaataaaaagactaaaatattcTTCTTCGCTGCACCACACCATCACTCCGTCATTCTTTCTACGATTGATGCCCCCATCATCTctaaagaggaagaagaagaaagaaaacatgttgAGAAGAAAAGCTCGTTTACAAAAGCTCATTTCTCAACGCTTTAGGAAAGCTTATTCCATAATACATTTCATGTGTtcaaaaaagattattttggaAATTCCGTTCTGAAAAtcttattcttaaaattatgtTCCAAAAATTTTGGATAACCTGTTCTATAAAAGGTTTCCAAAAAAATAATCCAGATGTcacttttaaaatgataaaattatcatttaaaaaaaattagaagtgtGGGGCTAGAATTTATGGGAGTGCGAGAAAAAAAGCCTGCATATGTCTAAGTTGGGCTGGATTTGGCCCCTTTTAAGATGTTGGGTTTAGCTCGCTATGCCCACACCAGGgggttgctccctccacctccctcATTTCCTCCCTCCACCTACCCCGTCCTCTTTTATCCCACtctatttttctattcctaATTTATCCTtcagtaaaaatttatttttaggattaaaattttataatttctatccACTTCCTTTATACaaccattcattcattcattttttttttatagttgatGTTCTCCTTCTTGGTCTTTTGCCTTGAaattctttctcttatttttcttatttttcttttggtgtGAGAATCTTATGAGTTTACTGGAAAGAATCGCTCAAGGAGTAACAAACTTCAATGTTGCTTGAATTGAAGGTGGTGGTGGAGTCTATTAGTGGAGCGTTGTGTGAATAAGCGCCCAGGTAAGTAACTCTGAATCAATCGTGAAAAACCCTTAAACGGATACATCTGTCAGCGGATGTCATCATCCGTTTAAGGTAAAACGGATGTCGACAACACCGTTCTCTCTTACTCCATCGACGCCACCGTAGAAACAACATTGCTCCCAATGTCAGTACTCAACCCACAACACCAACAACAGTCTCCAATCAGCAACATTTATGCACAAGGAGTCTTCCAAGCTCCAATAAGCATCCTTCTCCCCGTAGTTTCTTGCGAAGAAGACAAAGTTGGGCCAAGAAAGCAGATTCACTATCCTGAACTCCATCAGGTTGTTCAAGTCCAAATCCAACCCCATGAATCCAATCTGAATCCAAGCTCTTCCCCATCTTCATCCTTCATATCCATAACACTATCAAAACCAAATCTCGAACACCCACTTCCTTGTACCACGGGAAATCTTTGTCATGATGATAAACCTTGCAGCGGCTTAGAACACCTTGTATACATTTCCAACCCCATTTATGAAAACCACGAGAGCCAAAGGAGCGGAGCAAATACCCGAGACACCAGACACTTCACCTTCACGTTTGGAAAGAAGTGGTTCTTCTGAGGAGGATAAGGCAACCCTTTCTGTCACCCACTGACCTCCATCTACCCCTCCTTTGACTCCAATGAAGAAGCTCCCTTTAGAGGCTTGTTCCGTTTCTCTAAGAGATGCAAGGTCCTTGGCCACTTCATGCAACGATTCTCGTTTGGACTGGGAGAGTTTGGAGCaagagttttaaaaaatgttttcaacatGAAACGGATCTGGAGTACAGGAACGAATCTGGAGTTTGGGGGGTGAGAATCTAAGAGAAGGGGAGGCGGGGTTGTTGCTGAAGTAAAAAGTTGAAATATAGGTTACTTAACTAAACAgggttaaaaagtaaaaaataaagtaaaaaaggttaaaagacggttatttatgcaattaaaaaaaagttggaaaaaattGGGGAAGTGGAGGGTGGAAacggggaggtggagggagcaacacccccCACTCCAATGTCTTGTCACTCGTACTTGCTGCTCTGTCGGACAGACCTCCGTGGGTTAATATCATGCTTTCTCGAAGCTTTTGATAGTTTttgtttacatttatatatttcaaaataaaagcaattaaaattagattagtACTTAGTGGTAAGGAGTTTAACTAATCTGTACAGTTCATACTTCAAACCTTATTACATTCGTGGAGAAAAATCCTTTTTACTTGTAATAGCTATACACAACTTAATATCTTATTCTAATATTGCTCCAAGTACCGcaacacattttaaataattttttttttcttaaaaaatatgacCACAAAATgcctaaaatattatatactccataatatcataatttatacACATAACTATTAAGTTTTAGCTCTAaagagaatttgaatttttttaagtagGTTTGAACCATATTAAGTAAGAAGGATGTTCTCAGAGTATTCTGACTAGAAGTTGTGAAATGATGCATCCACATTTAAAATCGTTATCTAACAACAAAATTAGAGAACAAGACTTTAGAACAAGTTTGGAGTGATACAAATCCAATTGTGgagtattttaaaatctttggaCATTTAGTACATGCACATATATCATATCAAAGGAAGGctaaactaaaaaataagaGTAGAAATTGTGTTTTTCTAAGATTCAATGATGAATCTAAGACATGAGAATCTAAGTCAttgaaattgatgttttatattagtgttgtcaaaacgggtcaattggcccgacccaccacggttTGATCACTTAAGGacgttgctccctccacctccccgtTTTCTCCCTCCACCTTCCCCTTCCTCTTTTATCCCTTACTCTATCTTTATATTCCTAATTTATCCTTcagtaaaagtttatttttagggttaaatttttatcatttctatCTACTCTCCACACACAACCTATTCATTCTCTATTACGTTCATGCTCTCAttcttactctttcatcttgggaattctttctcttctctttcttttgatGTGAGAGTCTGGTGAGTGAAAGGTTGCTGGAAGGAATTGTTGTAGGGGTAACAAACTTCAATGTCTGCATTGCTTGAAGGTGGTGGTGGACTTTATCAACGTTTaagaaaagtttgtgaaaaaaCGGCGAGGTACATAACCCTAAATTAACCTAGAAAACTCTTAAATGGATGTGAGCATCcgtcaacggatgtcaacatccgtttaaggtaaaacggatgtcaacatccgtttaagagTTTTCAAGGTTAATTTTGAGATTAAAAATTGAATCTTATATAAAGGATGAATTTGAATCTGATATAAAGAGTGAGTGAGTGTGACTGGTGTAGCTTGGTTTTTGTGCCTTCAAAACCAAAATGAGTATTGATGATCAAATTTCATTTGGGTGACCTTCTTGCCAACATTAGATAGGCATCTAAATTCAACCTTTCCACGTTTTTCTCCTTTGACAAGACTAACATCAGAGGTATTTTCGAAAATTTCACCCACAAACCCTTTTGGTTTTTCCACATATTCATCTTCCATAGAATCGATCAAAATATTCTTCTCTTCACCTGCAAAAATTAATAGGTTACTTAATTAAATAgggttaaaaaataaaaaataaagtaaaaaagttttaaaaaaaaggttatttttgtaaacgtggtggtggagggagcaacccTATCACTTAATGAGTCAATCCAAtctggctcatttattagcgagtcagaaaaatttgaactcgacccaacccaccacaggttggcttactaactcacttaattacaatttttttaaataataaaattacaactttctataattcaaatctaaacaaatttcattcccaACATCAAGtatttaattaactttgaaaacagtgaacttaaataattttttcaagaaaaaaataataaatatttttttataaaattaaaattaaattttaataaaataaaattaagtgagtgggttggtgggtcaatCTGATCCACCATGGGTTCAACCCAGATGCGCTGAGTTTAAAATGAGTTGGATTTAAATTTGAttcgcataaaaaaaaaatacaaatttttcaaactcaacccaaTAAATCCGTGGTGATCTGGGTTGGTTTACAGATTGTGATccattttaataactttattctatatattcagaggataaaaataatatatattaaaaagttccACATTCTTTAAAATTAGGATATCAAAACGAGTGAATCCAATTCATTTAGATTCATGAATAGATAAGTTTAGAAATGGATAGATTCACGAGTTGAAGAGTTGGATTTATTTCGTGAATGGGCGGGCTGGCCTGCCACCTAATTCATGACCCTTCATCTATTACCTCCACACGCATAATCCAGcaaaaatagattcatcattcCATCCATTATTCTTCATCTTAAAACCATCACAACCTAACCCACATTCAATCCTCCATTACCATCATCAACCTCTTcccaacacacacacacgcagtTACATTCTATTCAAGTGCATTTAGGGATACATTATTAACCATAATATTCATCCATTCATACATTATTAGCTTGCACTTGGATTATTCATTAAATAAGCTATTCTTCCAATTTCTTTTGAGCAAAGAATATAATTTGGCatgacaaaatttattttcatttcaatatttCCATAAGATTACCATATTAGCTAATTCACACAAACTTAAATATCGTACATTTGTTTTCATAAACTATTCTTAATCCACTTAGAAAGAAAATTTCTGGATGTGTCACTGTTTACAAAGATATTGCATCTTGTGttacaaaactaaaagaaaatgattaaaaatattattcttttttcttttggttatgttttctgaattatttattaatttgaagatttttttttgttattctcATTGTATATATCCACCGAAGCTGAACTGATTGAAATCTTTAAGCCATCCCTCACTCTAATTTGGTTGTGTTGTGGTCATAGCATTAATATGGCCGAATACGAAGCATCTTGCTTTCCGTAAAGAGATGTTAGAATAAGTAAATGCACGATGGGCCTAGTTAGacaaaatgtttcaaatttttaattatagagGCTACCCAACAAAAAGTATATGTGAAAACTATTGGACCACTTCATTTCTTATCCAATATATCATTTTATGAAAAACATGCATCATTAATTCACCTACTTTttccaaactttattttaaaatcataaaacaaaattattggcTTAAATGTACATAATTGCATGGTATCATAAtcgatataaatttttttaacacacCTCTTTTAAAGAGAATATATGTTGAAGTTATCAAACATAATATCAAAGAGAGTATCGACAGTCAGTAGTACAATACATCCATTCAATATGAAACAGAAGATATATTCTTACTGACTTTGAtagtatattaataaaacaGAATTTAAAGCTAAATTAAGATGATTTGCAATATTTTTACAAACTGAATTAAATCCACATGTTTTATAATATCAATTGAATTATTGAATCGTATGATTTAATTTTGTAGCCAACTAGCTACTTGGTAGCTTTCATGGTTAATGTCTTGGTAAGAAGTTGAGCTGTCTCTCTTATGGAAAGCCGAAACTACAGTGCCGAAGATGCAAACGATTTCATCAcgctttctcttccttttttctaCTCTTATTTGACGTGATGTGATGAGAAAATGACTTCTTCAACAACATGCACATCATCTATTGTAAATGTCTTCTAAATTGAATGAACTCAAAACAATTGTATATTACTTCCAAAGTAGCACTTTGTCTGATTTCTTTTAGCTTGAAAGttactttaaaacaaattaaaaataaagaatttaaactTAAAGTTTAAGCTCTGCTATTTGaaataaagcaaaaagaaaaaatacaagtcAAAATTCTTGAAATTAGATTTCGAGAACtccttttatttcaaatttttattgggtaatgaatatttaaaaaaaaaaatatttgacacaagtttttcatttaagaaacaTGTGACTTTTTACAATATGCACCAAGGAGAAACCTGATTATTTCATATTGCTTTCCATATGCAACAAGTAATGAATTAACTGTTTTAATTTGTGATGAAGGACAAAATAGCATACACAGAAAAACATCTGCCGAGTGAACGAGCATCGGTGTGATGATGGTCTTTGGATCTAGTCGCTGATTTTTTCACACACGATCACAAATTGTCTCTAAAGTTTGTCTAGTTCAAAATCTTGGCTACCTTTAtctctctttgttctttctGGGATGTTTTGAAAATCGTCATATAGTAAAAGTACGTTTTGCGATTAAAACTGAAAAGATAATTTAAGTATATTAGTTGAGAGTGAAGCTAGCTAGCACGTGTATGAGTTGAGGAAGTTACCTTAGCATCACCTTTTGTAAGCATTATTTAGCTTTGGTTATATAGAAGATCTGAATATGATGATGACAACTATGAATTAAAtgataaagatgaagaagagtATTATATGGTAAAGCATAAAATTATAATCCTAGTGCTACCTGCATAATGAGTAGAGGGGACCATTTTTCCCATGCTATCAAGTGCATTACCGTCTTCATTATGATATCCTCACTTTACTTAGTCCCCGTTTCACACCTTCATAACTTTAGTTCGGCTCCCCATTCAGGAAAAGAataggagagaaaaagaataaacttacttcaaaattttcttcaacCTAGACCTAAGCAAACTCCTCTTGCTACTGTCAAATCATattcaaacatatttatttctttgttttttaaagataaaaagtacGAGACAGTGAgacaagataaagaaaagggtgACAAAGTGTTTATGTTACTATGTTACAGAAATAAAATGATCTGTATTCATTCATTCTCTACAAAAAGTTGTGGTAGTtttgagaggaagaagaggagatGCAGAGTGGCCATGATTGGATGATGAAGCAAGGCTCGTGGGCTTtgcctttttctattttaaataaaccccCCGTGACAGAAATTCAAATAGTGAGAAGGGGGGGACCAAAAAGCAGCGAAATAAGAATTAATTGAACAAACCCATGGATAAAAGAGAAGGAACACCTAGATAAAGGCTAAAGCATAACTGCATAAGCTGTCATTGCTTCCctcctttcttttaaaaacccACCACACAATCACACCCCCATTGGTATCTGCTACTTCTTCTACTACAGTTCCTAATCAGGCTCAAGATCTAAGGTCATTGCAACAAACACGTTAACCCAAAAATATGATCAGAGGAAGAGAAGGCAAACCATTACCACTGCCACCGCCCTCTGCTGATCTCTTGGTATGTTTCCCATCACGGGCTCATCTTACTCTAATGCCTAAGCCCATTTGCAGCCCGGCCCGACCCTCCGAGCCCACCAAACGCCACCACAACACCCACCACCACCGTAAGAAATCCTTCTCCAGAGGCGGCGCCGGAGGCCAAGCCAGTCCTTTATTATGGTCCAAAACCAAGTCAATGGACTCGGAAATCACGGAACCAACCTCCCCCAAAGTGACGTGCGCCGGTCAGATCAAGGTCCGGCCCAAAACGACGACGTGCAGGAGCTGGCAATCGGTGATGGAAGAGATAGAGAAGATCCACACCGACAAAAAACAGAGGAAGCGTCTCGGCTGGGCCGAGACCCTCGGTTTCAAGAAGGAGATAATGCAGTTCTTGACTTGTTTGCGAAGCATAAGGTTCGACTTCAGATGCTTCGGCTCCTTCTCCGGAACCGACATCGCcactgaagaagaagaagaagacgatgaggaggaggaagaagtcgaagaagaggaggaaaacGACGTGGGCGTGGGAGAAAACGAGAGAGAAGCATCGAGAACTGTGTTCTCGAAATGGTTCATGGTGTTGCAAGAGAACCAAAAGAAGCGGAGAGAAGAGACAGAGGAGAGAGGAAATGAGGAGGAAAGCGTGTCTGTGTCGGTGTCGGTTCCTCCTCCGAACGCATTATTGCTGATGCGTTGTAGGTCTGCTCCGGCGAAAAGTTGGGTAAGAGAGAGGGAAGGTGGTGATGTTGAAGAAGATGATAatatggaaagagaaaaagaaaaagaaaaagggaagggACAGAGTTTAAAGTCGTTGAtggaggaggagaagaagagaaagaaggagaagatggTAGTGATGCGATACGACTCTGATTTTTACGGCATTTCTTCTGATATTGCAAAAGAGACATGGATTGTTGGCGGCCTCAGAGATCTCATGTCAAGGAGTCGTAGTTCCAAAAGATAAGACatcaatatcatcatcatcattattcaCAGTTACACCTATATTTTtccaatacttttttttttctttcttttaccacTTTGGTGTGAAAACTGGGAAATCTAATACTAAAATCCCAGTTTTATATTCTGGAATTACTGAGTTCGTAAACCTGTACAGTTTAATTTCCGATTTATTTGTATAAGTTTCCGGTGGCTGGCATGTACGTGAGAATCTTGGTGTTGTAGATTGATAGTTATTAGggaaatgaatatttaatttttgtttagttcACATTTGTTACTATAAACATGCCAAGATATTATGGATGGCccgtttttaatttaatattttattattaaaaacttgTGTTAAATGAGTGTATTTTTAAAAGGATgtgtgaaaatattatttcgCGTATTCAGTATTATTAACatacaaa contains the following coding sequences:
- the LOC106778488 gene encoding uncharacterized protein LOC106778488: MIRGREGKPLPLPPPSADLLVCFPSRAHLTLMPKPICSPARPSEPTKRHHNTHHHRKKSFSRGGAGGQASPLLWSKTKSMDSEITEPTSPKVTCAGQIKVRPKTTTCRSWQSVMEEIEKIHTDKKQRKRLGWAETLGFKKEIMQFLTCLRSIRFDFRCFGSFSGTDIATEEEEEDDEEEEEVEEEEENDVGVGENEREASRTVFSKWFMVLQENQKKRREETEERGNEEESVSVSVSVPPPNALLLMRCRSAPAKSWVREREGGDVEEDDNMEREKEKEKGKGQSLKSLMEEEKKRKKEKMVVMRYDSDFYGISSDIAKETWIVGGLRDLMSRSRSSKR